Within Macaca nemestrina isolate mMacNem1 chromosome 12, mMacNem.hap1, whole genome shotgun sequence, the genomic segment AAAGCAGAGTGTTGGACATGCAAAGGGACTCCAAGGAAGCCTCTTAAACACCCACCTTGTTGCAGGTGGGACGCTCATGGCCAGCTGCTTCCAGCTGGAAAAGACAGGACTGCAAGTGGGTTCAGGAGCTCAGGCCTCTGAATAGACAAGCAAAGGCGAGGCTAGCAGGCGAGGGGTGATTCAACTGCAGTTGCTGTTGACTTGGGAAGAGAATTTGTTAGGAGAGACAATGGACATTGATTAGGGTGGACTCTCCTTAGGAAAAGGCAGCCAGATATGGTTCATCTTGTAGTGAGGAATGGACTCGGGCAGTGGTTTGGGGCTCAACGATGAAGGACAGGTCACAGCTTCAGAATATGGGGTTAGCTGGACTCACATGAGGCCTGAGTCCAGAGCCTCAGATCTTGCACTGGCAGCACACGGGGACACAGCAGCTAGACTGGGAGCAGCAGGGCTTGCAGCAGCTGGACTGGGAGCAGCAGGGCTTACAGCAGCTAGACTGGCAGCAGGATGACCCACAGCCTGAGGAGCAGCAGGGCTTGCAGCAGCTGGACTGGCAGCAGGATGACCCACAGCCTGAGGAGCAGCAGGGCTTGCAGCAACTGCGCTGGGAGCAACCACAAGAACCACAGATCCCCTTAGAACCCCCACAAGAGCCACAGCCCCCCTTGGAGCCTCCACAAGAGCCACAGCCACCCTTGGAGCCCCCACAAGAGCCACAGCCCCCCTTGGAGCCCCCACAGGACCCACAGCCCCCATTGGAGCCCCCACAGGAGCCACAGCCGGAACAGGAACAGGCTGGCACACAGCAGCACACAGGCTTGCAGCAGCAGACAGGCACACAACAGCTGGAGCCACAGCCCCCACAGCCGGAGCCACAGCCCCCACAGCCGGAGCCACAGCCCCCACAGCCGGAACCACAGCCCCCACAGCCGGAACCACAGCCCCCACAGCCGGAGCCACAGCCTCCGGAACAGCCACAGCAGCCCATGGTTCTGGTGGATTGAGAATAGAGCAGGTAGAGGAGCAGGTGAGAGGGAGGTGCAGGTGTGGAG encodes:
- the LOC105469826 gene encoding LOW QUALITY PROTEIN: uncharacterized protein (The sequence of the model RefSeq protein was modified relative to this genomic sequence to represent the inferred CDS: deleted 1 base in 1 codon), with amino-acid sequence MASCFQLEKTGLQHTGTQQLDWEQQGLQQLDWEQQGLQQLDWQQDDPQPEEQQGLQQLDWQQDDPQPEEQQGLQQLRWEQPQEPQIPLEPPQEPQPPLEPPQEPQPPLEPPQEHSPPWSPHRTHSPHWSPHRSHSRNRNRLAHSSTQACSSRQAHNSWSHSPHSRSHSPHSRSHSPHSRNHSPHSRNHSPHSRSHSLRNSHSSPWFWWIENRAGRGAGEREVQVWSSLRLGSLYTCPEQPVTSVLTQEYSIVSPAYSPAEILEEMIYRDKNQKSPQENRGNQRLWLKPWSRPVCAALRLWPRKLLSPATELRVRQRPQEPPEPQPHPSPGGGRRGPEEAAGRGSRVVLGGSQNGRGAGEQAEPSWVTP